The following nucleotide sequence is from Candidatus Jordarchaeales archaeon.
AGTTACGAAAATGCTCCACATGGCGGATTCCTGCGTTTGCTGCGGTAAGTGCGATGAAGTCTGCCCGAAAAGCATACCGTTATCGTATATATTCTACCACCTGGGAAGGAGGTTTGCCTCCAGATACAACTACCTAGCAGGAGTAGACTTCTCGAACCCTCCAAGAATAATCTGAAAACACTCTCTAAAATCCAAAAGACTAAACTTTAAAGGGGTTTAGGCGTTTCTAAGTGTGTAAATTGGGAAGGAAGGAGGTTTCACGGGGTTCTTTGCTTTTTTGGGACTTTTCGGGGAGCTAGGAGGGTTCGTTTAAAAATTGTTTAAAAAATGGATGAGATAGGATTAATCGTATTTTTCGTCCCCTTCAACAATGTAAACTGCGAATACTCCGTCGTCGAACTCTTCGAACTTATCGATCCGCACTCTTATTCCGAGGTCTTCAAGTATGATGCGTAAGTCATCCAGGTAGTCGTAAACACCACATGAGCGGCACCAGAAGGATCCGCTGAAAAATACGCCAAAATCCTTTTCACCTACTTGGACCAGTTCGGCAACCACTTCTGGAGCACGGTACTTGTTGTATTCCTGAATTGCAGCATGGAGTTTTTCCTTAAAGAGGTTCAAGCAACTACTCCTCCGCAAATGTTGGGAAAAGTAGGGTGTTGGTAGCCCGGCCCAGATTCGAATTCCTCCCGTGTCTGGGGTCCCGGGGTCCAGAGCCCCGGATGCTTGGCCGCTCCGCGCCCCCTAAAGGCTCTACACCACCGGGCTTCCAGTTTTAGGAGAATAACGAAGAATTTTATATAATTTTCGAGGGCGCCGACTTTCTGTCCAAGTTAATTATTCTTCATAAACCTAGCCACATGTTCTGAAAACTAGCACGATAAACCTCTGACCCCTCTGCACGAAGAAGTTCAGCACTCATGTTTAAAGATGCGTGGCTCACACTTGACTAGATTTCCTCGAGGTACCGTTTCCCCTTGCTTGTTATCTCCCACACCTCTATTTTGTTCACAAAGCCCTTTTCCTCAAGGCCTTTAAGCATCGAAACTATCTGCTCTTTAGATGCGAGCTCTTTACCCGTCGCTTTCCGCGGAGCATTGAACTCCGTCATTATTTGGTCGAGGAGTTTTCTCTGGTTAGAGAGTATTTCGAGCAGGAAAAGCTCATCGTCGCTAAGTTTTTCTTCGAGAGGGGGGTGTTTCAGCTTTTCCTTAGCCCCCACCCACTCTGGCACTTTTCCAGGGACCTCCCCACTTTTCCCGCTCATAAAGGCAACTCTCCTCCCCAACACACAGGTACCATTAGGTAACCATTCTCACATCTTCTACTTATTACTTTCTATGCGCACTTGGCCACGCGCAAAAATAGAAAGAGGGGACATGAAAAGATTCTGGGTGTCTGGAGGGTTACAGCGTGTCTATGTACTCCTCAGGTTTCGGCGGTTCTGGTTTCAGTCCTTTTCTCTTCCGGATTTCAGCTATTACTTCACTTAGCAGAGACTTTGGAACTTCAGCCCACCTTGAGAACTGTGTTTGCCAGAAAGCTCTGCCAGAAGTCTTTGACCGCAAGTCATTTGCAAGCCCGAAGCTTTCTCTTACCGGTATCTCTCCATTCACGAATACTAGCGGGCCACGCTGCTCTATGTTTATAACATGACCTCTGCGCTGGGATAGTATGCTTGAAACCGCCCCTATGTACTCTGGTGGGACCATTACTTGGATCTTGTATATTGGCTCGAGCAGGGTTGGCTTGGCGCTTAGGAATGCACCCCACGTGGCACGCCTGCTCATAGGCATGATTTGCGCTGGCCCTCTGTGAACGGGGTCCTCGTGCAGCTGGCAGTCCGTCACTATTACTTTAACGCCTCTCATGGGCTCCTCGGCAAGGGGACCTGCTTCGCAAGCCCATTTTATCCCTGATATTATTGTCTCCTTCACCTCACGTAGGTACTGGATGCCACGCGTCCTGTCAACTATCACATTGCCGTACTCGTCAATCGCCCAAATGTTCCTGGCGTCATGAGGGTCCCAACCAGCTTTTTCTCTCAGAATCTTCGCCCTCTCATCTCTCTCTTGGTACTCCGATATTTCGCCCTCCGTGAGCAGGTTTACCGTCTCCTCGTTAAGCGGCTCAACCATGATCCAAATCCTGTTGTGCTTGTTCGGGCTTTTTCCTAGTACCGGCTGGGAGGACGAGGTGACCGTTTCCCTGTAGACCACTATTGGCGGTGAGACTGTGATATCAACTTCTGACTGGATTTCCTTCAGAGCTATTTCGAGGTGTAGTTCGCCCATTCCCGAGAGCAGGTATTCTCCGGTTTCTTGATTAATCGTCGTCACTATGTTCGGGTCTTGAATCGAGATTTTCTGCATCAGTTCCACAAGTTTCGGTAGATCTTTCGGGTGTTTCGGCTCTATGGCTACGGTGACAACAGGCTCTGAAATGTACTTAATTTTTTCAAATGGAACCACGATGTCCTTTATGTTTTCGGCTACCACGGTTTCTCCAGCTCTAGCCAGCTCCAGTCCGAGCAGAGCCGCTATGTTGCCAGCTGGTATGGAACTGACTATGGCTCGTTTGGCACCCATGTAAATGCTCGTCTGCTGAACCCTGTAACCTTTCTTAGCTGTGAGCAGGTAAACTTGGTCTCCTTCACTTATCGTGCCGGAGAAAACTCTCCCCGTCGATACTATTCCCGCGTGGGGGTCGACTATAACCTTGTTTAGACAAATTACAGTTGGGCCGTTCTCATCGCACTCAAGCATCGCTTTTCCTATCTCGCTGTTAAGGTCCCCGTGCCAGATCTTCGGCACTCTGTAGCGTTGAGCCTCAATCGGGTTGGGAAGGTGGTCGACGACCATGTCCAACACAGCAGCATGAACCGGGAGAAGCTTCTTGAGCTCGTCTACCCTATCTTCCTTGTAATAGGCGACTATGTCACTAAACTTCAACCCTAACTCGAGCATTTGAGGAACAGTAAACCCCCACCTGTGAAGGGCTGAACCAAAGGCCACGCTACCATTAGCCGGATTAACCTTCCACTTGTTGGCGAACTCCTTCTCACCATAAATGTCGATTAAACCATTAAAATCTCGAATAATCCTGTTAAGCTTCTCTTGGACGCCGCGCTCGTCAAGCCTTAACTCGCGGATTAAACGGTCAATCTTATTAATAAACAATACGGGTCTGACACGCTCAGATAAAGCCTGTCGAGTAACGGTTTCCGTTTGGACGCCTATCTCCTCTACGGCATCTACCACTACGACCGCGCCGTCAATTACTCTTAAAGCTCTCGTAACGTGCCCGGTGAAGTTTACGCGAGCGAGCCAGCCGGCTCGTTCTCTACGTGTCCGGGCGTGTCTATGAGGTTTATGAGGTACTCTTTCCCGTCGAACTTGTGCACTAGAGATATGTTAGCGGCTTTTATTGTTATCCCTCTTTTCTGCTCCTCTTCAAGGTAGTCCAATGCCCTTGCTTCTCCCGCTATCGTTGGGGAGAGTAGCCCAGCTTCAGCAAGCAGGGAGTCGCTTAGCGTTGTTTTGCCGTGGTCGACGTGTGCTATTATTCCGAAGTTCCTTATCTGCTCTTTCACTCGCATCATTCTTTCAACTTCTTCAATGTACTTCATCCTTGCAGACAAAGATTTCCACCTCTCACCTTCTTAATGGTGAGATTAAGATAACAGCTTTTAAACCTTTTTTTAAACCTTTTCAAGTTTAAAAAGCTGCAAGCCCCCGGCCTAGGGGACTTATACCTTAATCAGGAGCTTCTAGTGTTTTACTGGGGCGCAAACCGCTCACTTTCCGAGTTTTGCACCACGTTCTTTAAATTGGTAAAGGTTAAATAGGTCGCCACTTTCATCTTGTTGACGAAAATTTCGTTAACAAAGGGGGGCATGTTTGCACCCTACGCGTTTGAAGGTCGAAGTTTTGTGCCGAGGACTAAGAGTTGAGGGAGAAGTTGGCGGTGTAAGAAAGGTGGGAGCTGGCCCGGCTGGCGGTAGACACATTCTCCTGGAAAGAGATGTGGTGGTTAACGCGCCCGTATCCGCTTACTTTGCAAAGAAATCTAGTCTGGTTTTGAGGAAAGAGGGTGGAAAGTGGTTTATTTTTGACGGGGGGAAGAGGGTCAGCGAGGTGGAGTTTGTCCCTGTGCCCGAGTTTTACTATAAGGTTACTTCTAGTGGCATCCCTATGTGGAAAATTGCCCTTCTACATGGAAAGGACTGTGTTGCGACTACGCTCCTTCAAGTGTGTGAACGACAGAGCGTGGGGTTGGGGTGCAAGTTTTGCGGAATTTCCCTTTCTCTCAAGAGCGGGTTAACCGTTGCCCGTAAGAGGGCTGAAGACCTGGTTGAAGTTGTTGGGGCGGCAGTGGAGGAGGGGGTTTGCAGGCATGTGACTATAACTACGGGGACACCTGCTTCCCCCGATAGGGGGGCTCGGCTTCTCGCTGAAGCTGCGAGGGCGTTAAAGGGTAGTTACGATGTTCCCGTGCACGTTCAACTGGAGCCACCGAGGGGAGGGGGCGCCTTCGAAGTATTGGTTAATGCGGGTGTTGACACGGTCGGAGTACACGTTGAAACGTTTGACGAGAATGTTAGGAGGAAAGTTTGCCCGGGTAAGTCTGAGGTCTCTCTGCAAGAGTACTTTGATGCTTGGAGGAGGGCCGTCGACGCTTTTGGAGAGGCGCAGGTTAGCACTTATGTTATTGCGGGTTTAGGGGAGAGCGATGACTGCTTGCTGTGGGGCTTTGAGGAGGCTGCCAGAATAGGCGTTGTGCCTTTTCTTGTTCCGTTGATCCCGATAGTTGGAACGGAGATGGAGTGGGCGGCTCCGCCGCCGCCGGACAGAATGCTTAGGCTCTATGCCGCCCTGAGGAGGATCCTTTTGGATTACGGTGTTAACCCTCTAGATAATAAGGCTGGGTGTGTTAGGTGCTCGTCGTGTTCTGCGCTCAGGGAAGCCATAGTTTGGGGGGTTTAATGTTTGATGCTGGACGAATTTTTTAATCCTACGAGTGTTGTGATCGTTGGCGGTTCTCCTGTTGACAGGAAATTTGGCCACCAAATAATTAAGAACATTGTTAGCTTGGGGTTTAGGGGTA
It contains:
- a CDS encoding MSMEG_0568 family radical SAM protein, producing the protein MHPTRLKVEVLCRGLRVEGEVGGVRKVGAGPAGGRHILLERDVVVNAPVSAYFAKKSSLVLRKEGGKWFIFDGGKRVSEVEFVPVPEFYYKVTSSGIPMWKIALLHGKDCVATTLLQVCERQSVGLGCKFCGISLSLKSGLTVARKRAEDLVEVVGAAVEEGVCRHVTITTGTPASPDRGARLLAEAARALKGSYDVPVHVQLEPPRGGGAFEVLVNAGVDTVGVHVETFDENVRRKVCPGKSEVSLQEYFDAWRRAVDAFGEAQVSTYVIAGLGESDDCLLWGFEEAARIGVVPFLVPLIPIVGTEMEWAAPPPPDRMLRLYAALRRILLDYGVNPLDNKAGCVRCSSCSALREAIVWGV
- a CDS encoding elongation factor EF-2, with product MVDAVEEIGVQTETVTRQALSERVRPVLFINKIDRLIRELRLDERGVQEKLNRIIRDFNGLIDIYGEKEFANKWKVNPANGSVAFGSALHRWGFTVPQMLELGLKFSDIVAYYKEDRVDELKKLLPVHAAVLDMVVDHLPNPIEAQRYRVPKIWHGDLNSEIGKAMLECDENGPTVICLNKVIVDPHAGIVSTGRVFSGTISEGDQVYLLTAKKGYRVQQTSIYMGAKRAIVSSIPAGNIAALLGLELARAGETVVAENIKDIVVPFEKIKYISEPVVTVAIEPKHPKDLPKLVELMQKISIQDPNIVTTINQETGEYLLSGMGELHLEIALKEIQSEVDITVSPPIVVYRETVTSSSQPVLGKSPNKHNRIWIMVEPLNEETVNLLTEGEISEYQERDERAKILREKAGWDPHDARNIWAIDEYGNVIVDRTRGIQYLREVKETIISGIKWACEAGPLAEEPMRGVKVIVTDCQLHEDPVHRGPAQIMPMSRRATWGAFLSAKPTLLEPIYKIQVMVPPEYIGAVSSILSQRRGHVINIEQRGPLVFVNGEIPVRESFGLANDLRSKTSGRAFWQTQFSRWAEVPKSLLSEVIAEIRKRKGLKPEPPKPEEYIDTL
- a CDS encoding GTP-binding protein — its product is MSARMKYIEEVERMMRVKEQIRNFGIIAHVDHGKTTLSDSLLAEAGLLSPTIAGEARALDYLEEEQKRGITIKAANISLVHKFDGKEYLINLIDTPGHVENEPAGSLA